The following coding sequences are from one Gemmatimonadales bacterium window:
- a CDS encoding serine/threonine-protein kinase — translation MAELRDGLQATLGSTYRIEQELGGGGMSRVFLAIETSLGRKVVIKVLPPEMAAGVNSDRFNREIRLSASLQHPHIVPLITTGQAGDLLYYTMPFVEGESLRAKLTREGELPVGEAIRILLDVVDALGYAHAHGVVHRDIKPDNVLISGHHAVVTDFGVAKAVSASSGSSTLTSLGVALGTPAYMAPEQAAADPHVDHRADLYAVGALAYEMLCGRPPFAGMTPQAVLAAHVTQVPDPVVAHRPTVPGALNALIMRCLEKKAADRPQRAEELLAELQAMATPSGGMAPTGAVRTISSGTEAAIRRAHPARVATIFVAVAAVVFGLVYVVMVKAGLPGWVLPGAGVLLVAGLPIMLVTGASERRRAVARRTGVVTAVPSGGFRGLFTWRRAIVGGALAFAALGAGTAVYMTMRALGIGPVGTLVAAGTLKERQKVILAEFVNRAADTTLGPTLTEAFRVDLAQSPTVQLVDANVVGAALTRMQRDPRARLTPDLAREVAEREGVTAVVAGQIDPVDRGYVLSTSIVSAADGRVLTAVRATASDGSHLIDALDKLSSSLRERIGESFRSIRATPPLAQVTTGSLEALRKYSEAVRLFNQGDQEGAIPVLREATALDTGFAMAYRKLSVILSNTGGAYDQIVAAATQAFRHGDRLTEVERDLTSARYYEIVEWDPARMSAAYRSVLDADPNSEVALNNLANLLNFQGQYAAAESLVQRGIRLGYAGTFYQSAYESEMPQGHFADAAATTERYAKAWPADPGVVNQRASLAAAQHDYAAAEQTWRQLLQSQRTGSSWHENANWALAALSEVRGQLGRSAQYLHDVQSDAETRNLPADYIEAALATGWLDLHYRNRPDDAVQKVSAALARHPLAGIPPESRPYSDLAALYARAGRVGEAQRLMAEFERVIPEGIRRGSFARRGAAAEIAAAQGHYAEAVAQASLLRQESGCPVCALLDLGRMYEKTGQTDSALAAYETVVTRSAPYRIFDDSYQLAPTYKRLGELYEAKGDRAKALDYYGRFVDLWKNADPELQPVVRDVRQRLARLGGAH, via the coding sequence ATGGCAGAGCTTCGCGACGGCCTCCAGGCCACTCTAGGCAGTACCTACCGGATCGAGCAGGAGCTCGGCGGCGGTGGCATGAGCCGCGTTTTCCTGGCGATCGAGACCAGTCTCGGCCGCAAGGTCGTGATCAAGGTCCTGCCTCCGGAGATGGCCGCCGGGGTCAACAGCGATCGGTTCAACCGCGAGATCCGGCTGTCCGCCTCGCTGCAGCATCCGCACATCGTTCCGCTGATCACCACCGGCCAGGCGGGCGACCTCCTCTACTACACCATGCCGTTCGTCGAGGGCGAGAGCCTCCGCGCCAAGCTGACGCGCGAGGGCGAGCTGCCGGTCGGCGAGGCGATCCGCATCCTGCTCGACGTGGTGGACGCGCTCGGCTATGCCCACGCGCACGGAGTGGTGCACCGCGACATCAAGCCGGACAACGTCCTGATCTCCGGCCACCACGCCGTGGTGACCGACTTCGGCGTGGCCAAGGCGGTGAGCGCCTCGAGCGGCTCGTCCACGCTGACCTCGCTCGGGGTCGCGCTGGGTACGCCGGCCTACATGGCGCCCGAGCAGGCCGCCGCCGACCCGCACGTGGATCACCGCGCCGACCTCTACGCCGTGGGTGCGCTCGCGTACGAGATGCTGTGCGGCCGGCCGCCGTTCGCCGGGATGACCCCGCAGGCGGTGCTCGCCGCCCACGTCACACAGGTGCCGGATCCGGTCGTGGCCCACCGGCCCACCGTGCCGGGAGCGCTCAATGCGCTGATCATGCGGTGTCTGGAGAAGAAGGCGGCCGACCGTCCGCAGCGGGCCGAAGAGCTGCTGGCCGAGCTCCAGGCGATGGCGACGCCGTCGGGAGGGATGGCACCCACCGGCGCGGTGCGCACGATCTCCTCGGGGACGGAGGCGGCGATCCGGCGCGCGCACCCGGCCCGCGTGGCCACGATCTTCGTGGCCGTCGCCGCGGTGGTTTTCGGGCTGGTCTACGTGGTGATGGTGAAGGCCGGACTGCCCGGATGGGTGCTTCCGGGCGCCGGGGTGCTGCTCGTGGCCGGGCTCCCGATCATGCTCGTGACGGGCGCATCCGAGCGGAGGCGCGCGGTGGCCCGCAGGACCGGCGTGGTCACGGCCGTTCCGTCGGGAGGCTTCCGCGGGCTGTTCACCTGGCGCAGGGCCATCGTGGGTGGCGCGCTGGCCTTCGCGGCGCTCGGGGCGGGCACCGCGGTGTACATGACGATGCGCGCGCTCGGCATCGGGCCGGTCGGGACGCTCGTCGCCGCGGGCACGCTCAAGGAGCGGCAGAAGGTCATCCTCGCCGAGTTCGTGAACCGCGCGGCCGACACCACGCTCGGGCCCACGCTCACCGAGGCGTTCCGGGTGGACCTCGCCCAGTCGCCGACCGTGCAGCTGGTGGACGCCAACGTGGTCGGCGCGGCGCTGACGCGGATGCAGCGCGATCCGCGCGCGCGGCTGACGCCGGATCTGGCCCGCGAGGTCGCCGAGCGCGAGGGCGTGACGGCCGTGGTCGCGGGGCAGATCGATCCGGTGGACCGCGGCTACGTTCTCTCGACCAGCATCGTCTCGGCAGCCGACGGCCGGGTGCTCACCGCGGTCCGCGCCACGGCCTCCGACGGTTCGCATCTGATCGACGCCCTCGACAAGCTCTCCAGCTCGCTGAGGGAGCGCATCGGCGAGTCGTTCCGGAGCATCCGGGCCACGCCCCCGCTCGCACAGGTGACCACCGGCTCGCTCGAGGCGCTGCGCAAGTACTCGGAGGCCGTTCGCCTCTTCAACCAGGGAGACCAGGAAGGGGCGATCCCCGTCCTGCGGGAGGCGACGGCCCTCGACACGGGCTTCGCGATGGCGTACCGCAAGCTCTCCGTGATCCTCAGCAACACCGGCGGCGCCTACGACCAGATCGTCGCCGCCGCCACCCAGGCTTTCCGTCACGGCGACCGTCTCACCGAGGTGGAGCGCGACCTCACGTCGGCCCGCTATTACGAGATCGTCGAATGGGACCCGGCGCGGATGTCGGCCGCCTATCGCTCGGTGCTCGACGCGGATCCGAACAGCGAAGTTGCGCTGAACAACCTGGCGAACCTGTTGAACTTCCAGGGACAGTACGCCGCCGCGGAGAGCCTGGTCCAGCGCGGGATCCGCCTGGGCTACGCCGGCACTTTCTACCAGTCCGCCTACGAGAGCGAGATGCCGCAGGGTCATTTCGCGGACGCCGCCGCGACGACCGAGCGCTACGCCAAGGCGTGGCCGGCCGACCCGGGAGTCGTAAACCAGCGCGCCAGCCTGGCTGCCGCCCAGCACGACTACGCCGCCGCCGAGCAGACATGGCGGCAGTTGCTGCAGAGCCAGCGGACCGGGTCATCGTGGCACGAGAACGCGAATTGGGCCCTCGCTGCGCTTTCCGAGGTGCGCGGACAGCTGGGGCGCTCGGCGCAGTACCTGCACGACGTGCAGTCGGATGCCGAGACCCGCAACCTGCCGGCCGACTACATCGAGGCGGCCCTCGCCACGGGATGGTTGGACCTGCACTATCGCAACCGGCCCGACGACGCCGTGCAGAAGGTCAGCGCGGCCCTCGCCCGGCATCCGCTCGCCGGCATCCCGCCCGAAAGCCGGCCGTATTCCGATCTCGCGGCCTTGTACGCGCGCGCCGGCCGAGTGGGCGAGGCCCAACGGCTCATGGCCGAGTTCGAACGCGTCATTCCCGAGGGCATTCGCCGCGGCAGCTTCGCTCGGCGCGGGGCCGCTGCCGAGATTGCCGCGGCACAGGGCCACTACGCCGAGGCCGTCGCGCAGGCCTCACTGCTCAGGCAGGAAAGCGGGTGCCCCGTCTGTGCGCTGCTGGACCTGGGCAGGATGTACGAGAAGACGGGTCAGACGGACTCCGCGCTGGCCGCCTACGAGACGGTGGTCACGCGCTCGGCACCGTACCGGATCTTCGACGATTCGTACCAGCTGGCGCCGACGTACAAGCGGCTCGGCGAGCTGTACGAGGCCAAGGGTGACCGCGCGAAGGCGCTGGACTACTACGGACGCTTCGTG
- a CDS encoding helix-turn-helix domain-containing protein: protein MTQPAIVTLLRSPAARAAFRRAMPRGRARVASCRSASAVERLLAGTLADAVVVDARVPGALAVLGACRAAYPGIPRFAYSAFRPDEAELLASCIRSAGAHPIFEGVEDAVLPDLILPRTASATRLVLLAGAPRLLRLLDPLQEQAWRAVMRRVGGRLRTSDIAAELGVSREHLSRQFGAGGAPNLKRVIDLARAATAADLLANPGYSVRAVARILGFASASHLSGAARRVAGVTARGLSALGPAGVLGSFLRGRTRSRSWGAAR from the coding sequence GTGACCCAGCCCGCGATCGTGACGTTGCTCCGGAGCCCGGCGGCCCGCGCGGCGTTCCGCCGCGCGATGCCGCGCGGCCGCGCCCGGGTGGCGTCGTGCCGGTCGGCGTCGGCGGTCGAGCGCCTGCTCGCCGGGACGCTCGCAGACGCGGTCGTGGTCGACGCGCGGGTGCCGGGCGCACTCGCGGTCCTCGGCGCCTGCCGGGCGGCCTACCCCGGCATCCCGCGCTTCGCGTACTCGGCCTTCCGGCCGGACGAGGCGGAGCTGCTGGCCTCCTGCATCCGGAGCGCGGGTGCCCACCCGATCTTCGAGGGCGTGGAGGACGCCGTCCTGCCGGACCTGATCCTCCCGCGCACCGCGAGCGCGACCCGTCTCGTGCTCCTGGCCGGTGCGCCGCGGCTGCTGCGGCTGCTCGACCCGCTGCAGGAGCAGGCGTGGCGCGCCGTGATGCGGCGCGTCGGCGGGCGGCTCCGCACCTCGGACATCGCCGCCGAGCTGGGCGTGTCGCGGGAGCACCTGTCGCGCCAGTTCGGCGCTGGCGGGGCCCCGAACCTCAAGCGGGTCATCGACCTCGCGCGGGCCGCCACGGCCGCCGACCTGCTGGCCAACCCCGGCTATTCGGTCCGGGCCGTGGCGCGCATCCTCGGCTTCGCGTCGGCGAGCCACCTCTCCGGCGCGGCCCGCCGCGTGGCCGGCGTCACGGCGCGGGGCCTCTCCGCGCTCGGGCCGGCCGGAGTGCTGGGCTCGTTCCTCCGCGGTCGGACGCGCAGCCGCAGCTGGGGCGCGGCGCGCTGA
- a CDS encoding NUDIX domain-containing protein: MGERPTPIEETSAGGVVFRRRNGDHPAFLLIRDSYRNWGLPKGHLEAGEAAAEAALREVGEETGLTDLVLHGPIQEIDWFFRFRRRLIHKTCVFYLMESASGEACPQRDEGITACRWLPFDDALKAVSYANAREVLSLAGQLLAARFAR; encoded by the coding sequence GTGGGTGAGCGTCCGACGCCGATCGAGGAGACCTCGGCCGGGGGCGTCGTGTTCCGCCGCCGCAACGGGGATCATCCGGCGTTCCTCCTGATCCGCGACTCGTACCGCAACTGGGGGCTGCCCAAGGGCCACCTCGAGGCGGGCGAGGCGGCCGCCGAGGCCGCGCTCCGCGAGGTGGGCGAGGAGACCGGGCTCACCGACCTGGTGCTCCACGGGCCGATCCAGGAGATCGACTGGTTTTTCCGGTTCCGGCGCCGCCTCATCCACAAGACCTGCGTGTTCTACCTGATGGAGAGCGCCTCGGGCGAGGCCTGTCCGCAGCGGGACGAGGGGATCACCGCCTGCCGCTGGCTGCCGTTCGACGACGCGCTCAAGGCGGTTTCGTACGCCAACGCACGGGAGGTGCTGAGCCTGGCCGGCCAGCTCCTTGCCGCCCGCTTCGCCAGGTGA
- a CDS encoding MlaD family protein: MRRTSEALVGASVLIAIALVVAGTLWLSQARFGGNDFTRDVRVRSIGGLLPGDPVLLRGVRIGRVDAIALSRSDWVTVSLRLRGSTELPEHPVALFATTTLFGDWGVQIISRDNLPDDPEIRKAIVEATPARGNAMPGAALPDVGQLTAQAGRIAGDIALIATRVNAAFDSASAARLKSAFIDLSRLTSVLRTIATGQESTLTRIGGSLDTGTTLLAQTARSIARTASRVDSATSRDQLQRILGHTDTVTASLTDVAANLRSLSRAAAGQQQAFERIVARTDSMLERIQAGQGTLGRLSRDTTLYSETVEAVHTLRELLQDIQRNPRRYFSFSVF; this comes from the coding sequence ATGAGGCGCACCAGCGAAGCCCTGGTGGGGGCGTCGGTGCTGATCGCCATCGCGCTGGTGGTGGCGGGCACCCTGTGGCTCAGCCAGGCGCGGTTCGGCGGGAACGACTTCACCCGCGACGTGCGTGTGCGCAGCATCGGCGGCCTGCTGCCCGGCGATCCGGTGCTGTTGCGGGGCGTGCGCATCGGGCGCGTGGACGCGATCGCCCTGTCGCGCAGCGACTGGGTCACCGTGTCGCTGCGGCTGCGGGGCTCGACGGAGCTGCCCGAGCACCCGGTGGCCCTGTTCGCCACCACCACCCTGTTCGGCGACTGGGGCGTGCAGATCATCTCGCGCGACAACCTCCCCGACGACCCCGAGATCCGGAAGGCGATCGTGGAAGCGACGCCGGCCCGCGGCAACGCGATGCCGGGCGCGGCCCTGCCCGACGTGGGACAGCTCACCGCGCAGGCCGGCCGCATCGCCGGCGACATCGCCCTCATCGCGACGCGCGTCAACGCCGCCTTCGACTCGGCAAGCGCCGCGCGCCTCAAGAGCGCCTTCATCGACTTGTCGCGCCTCACCAGCGTGCTGCGGACCATCGCCACGGGCCAGGAGTCCACGCTCACCCGGATCGGCGGCAGCCTCGACACCGGCACCACCCTGCTCGCCCAGACGGCGCGGTCCATCGCGCGCACCGCCTCGCGGGTCGATTCGGCGACTTCCCGGGACCAGCTGCAACGCATCCTCGGCCACACCGATACGGTCACCGCGAGCCTGACGGACGTGGCCGCCAACCTCCGCTCGCTGTCGCGCGCGGCCGCTGGTCAGCAGCAGGCGTTCGAGCGCATCGTGGCCCGGACCGATTCGATGCTGGAGCGGATCCAGGCCGGGCAGGGCACCCTGGGCCGCCTCAGCCGCGACACGACGCTCTACAGCGAGACCGTCGAGGCCGTGCACACGCTGCGGGAGCTGCTGCAGGACATCCAGAGGAATCCGCGCCGCTACTTCTCGTTCTCGGTGTTCTAG
- a CDS encoding ABC transporter ATP-binding protein encodes MIEFRDLHKAFGANRVLEGFSLTVRDGETMVIIGYSGTGKSVAVKHVVGLLEPDAGEVAVDGQVVSALRRRELTELRANIGFVFQFAALFDSLTIFENVALGLQRRRSMSAAEIATRVAESLQLVDLAGTEGHMPAELSGGMRKRVGLARAIALRPKYLLYDEPTTGLDPVTSAVIDQLIVRTREALGVTSIVITHDMRTAYTVGDRIAMLYQGRIRQVGTVDEIRATADPVVRQFVEGRPDGRAAERASLSGASGAFAQEGEG; translated from the coding sequence GTGATCGAGTTCCGCGATCTCCACAAGGCGTTCGGCGCGAACCGCGTGCTCGAGGGGTTCTCGCTGACGGTGCGCGACGGCGAGACGATGGTCATCATCGGCTACTCCGGCACGGGCAAGAGCGTGGCGGTCAAGCACGTGGTGGGGCTCCTGGAGCCGGACGCCGGCGAGGTCGCGGTGGACGGCCAGGTGGTCTCCGCGCTGCGGCGGCGGGAGCTGACGGAGCTCCGGGCCAACATCGGCTTCGTGTTCCAGTTCGCGGCGCTGTTCGACTCGCTGACCATCTTCGAAAACGTCGCCCTCGGCCTGCAGCGCCGGCGGTCGATGAGCGCCGCCGAGATCGCGACCCGGGTGGCCGAGTCGCTGCAGCTGGTGGACCTCGCCGGCACCGAGGGTCACATGCCGGCCGAGCTGTCGGGCGGCATGCGCAAGCGGGTGGGCCTGGCGCGCGCCATCGCCTTGCGGCCCAAGTACCTTCTCTATGACGAGCCGACCACGGGGCTGGATCCCGTGACGTCGGCGGTGATCGACCAGCTCATCGTGCGGACGCGGGAGGCGCTCGGCGTCACCAGCATCGTGATCACGCACGACATGCGGACCGCCTACACGGTCGGCGACCGGATCGCTATGCTCTACCAGGGTCGCATCCGGCAGGTGGGCACGGTGGACGAGATCCGGGCGACCGCCGATCCGGTGGTGCGGCAGTTCGTCGAGGGCCGGCCCGACGGGCGGGCGGCCGAGCGCGCGAGCCTGAGCGGCGCGTCCGGCGCCTTCGCCCAGGAGGGAGAGGGATGA
- a CDS encoding ABC transporter permease encodes MFASLGRHVLAAVAAFGRLGRFLGDTVRALAEVRTWGPLAFQQMRRLGVESLPITLFIAAFTGIVLALLASYAMTNYVPPYLVGTLVGKTMILELGPVLTGLALAGRVGANIAAELGTMRVTEQVDALETLAYNPYAYLVVPRVLAGTLMFPVVVAFAMAMGVFTGWVAATTLLPVTTAEFVRGLRLFFVPFDIQFGLIKSASFGLVITLIGCFLGFTTRGGAEGVGRATTRTVVYSAEMILVLDAYWAVTLLRTQVA; translated from the coding sequence GTGTTCGCCTCCCTGGGCCGCCACGTGCTCGCGGCCGTCGCGGCGTTCGGCCGGCTGGGCCGGTTCCTCGGCGACACCGTTCGCGCGCTGGCCGAGGTCCGCACCTGGGGCCCGCTGGCCTTCCAGCAGATGCGGCGGCTGGGCGTGGAGTCGCTGCCCATCACCCTGTTCATCGCCGCGTTCACCGGCATCGTCCTCGCCCTGCTGGCGTCCTACGCCATGACGAACTACGTGCCGCCGTACCTGGTCGGCACGCTGGTCGGCAAGACGATGATCCTCGAGCTGGGGCCGGTCCTGACCGGGCTCGCCCTGGCGGGCCGGGTGGGCGCCAACATCGCCGCCGAGCTCGGCACGATGCGCGTCACCGAGCAGGTGGACGCGCTGGAGACCCTGGCCTACAACCCGTACGCCTACCTGGTGGTCCCGCGGGTGCTGGCGGGCACGCTCATGTTCCCCGTGGTGGTGGCGTTCGCGATGGCCATGGGCGTGTTCACCGGCTGGGTCGCCGCGACCACGCTCCTGCCCGTCACCACCGCCGAGTTCGTGCGCGGTCTGCGGCTGTTCTTCGTGCCCTTCGACATCCAGTTCGGGCTGATCAAGTCGGCGTCCTTCGGCCTCGTGATCACCCTGATCGGCTGCTTCCTCGGGTTCACCACCCGCGGCGGCGCCGAGGGCGTGGGCCGCGCCACCACTCGGACGGTGGTCTACAGCGCCGAGATGATCCTGGTGCTCGACGCGTACTGGGCGGTGACCCTGCTCCGGACGCAGGTGGCGTGA